One Solanum lycopersicum chromosome 2, SLM_r2.1 genomic region harbors:
- the LOC101244340 gene encoding uncharacterized protein At5g19025, whose protein sequence is MPPSDCEQSHSAIIDVVIFIAVVGASGVLLYPYINLVVHILIEFFEEVSDVVKEEFLRAPMVFICLGLSIFFAVIALLAVTICTTGRGCGRPGCRRLKKAAEFDIQLETEDSLKKSNLTPPKIGGVKKGIFKLPRDYHQELEGELKRMAPPNGRAILVYRGRCGCSIGTMEIPGPRKTGKFKK, encoded by the coding sequence CAAGTGATTGTGAACAGTCTCACTCTGCTATCATTGATGTAGTGATTTTCATTGCCGTGGTTGGTGCTTCTGGGGTTTTGTTGTATCCTTACATAAATCTTGTGGTGCATATACTGATTGAATTTTTCGAAGAAGTTTCTGATGTGGTGAAAGAGGAATTTTTGCGCGCTCCGATGGTGTTTATCTGTCTAGGGCTTAGCATTTTTTTTGCTGTGATTGCTCTTTTGGCAGTGACTATTTGTACAACAGGGAGAGGATGTGGGAGACCAGGTTGTCGTCGGCTTAAGAAAGCTGCTGAATTTGATATACAGCTAGAGACAGAAGACAGTCTTAAGAAGTCAAATTTGACTCCTCCTAAAATTGGAGGAGTTAAAAAGGGGATATTCAAGTTACCTAGAGATTACCATCAAGAATTGGAAGGTGAGCTTAAGAGAATGGCTCCGCCTAATGGTAGAGCCATTCTTGTGTATCGAGGCAGATGTGGTTGCTCTATAGGTACAATGGAAATTCCTGGACCAAGGAAGACTGGaaagtttaagaaataa
- the LOC112940886 gene encoding E3 ubiquitin-protein ligase MPSR1-like, whose product MSSHIQNEAGASAPAAQASIEALPIVKIIEEESECAICLLEFQVEEKAKKMPCKHHYHSNCINRWLEIHGSCPVCRYKMPVAAGTRHTLIESITSVGGSINESDEQTDIYTESILGCVFYSVYVGSLFMLSS is encoded by the coding sequence ATGAGTTCACACATCCAGAATGAAGCCGGGGCTTCAGCACCAGCGGCACAGGCTTCAATAGAAGCACTGCCAATTGTTAAAATTATAGAAGAGGAAAGTGAATGTGCAATTTGCTTGTTGGAGTTTCAAGTTGAGGAGAAAGCTAAAAAGATGCCATGTAAACATCATTATCATTCGAATTGCATTAACCGGTGGTTGGAGATACACGGTTCCTGTCCTGTTTGCAGGTACAAGATGCCTGTGGCTGCCGGAACAAGACATACCCTGATAGAGAGTATTACAAGTGTTGGTGGTAGTATTAATGAGTCGGATGAACAAACAGATATATACACTGAGAGCATCTTAGGTTGTGTTTTTTATTCTGTTTATGTTGGTTCACTGTTTATGCTATCTAGTTAA